Proteins encoded together in one Mycobacteriales bacterium window:
- a CDS encoding G1 family glutamic endopeptidase: protein MSRLLGTVLVGLAAFVLTGVMSGAIASAHPEPATKPVASKFFAGYLVSKTKGSLTSATTTVVVPNITCKKSYSGVGPSIVVETKPNKKNVYFVDVAAVGVGCVKGKPEFESVLQVNGSSSNDISFAAGDKVTMTVTVTKSRTSVSVDDLTSGAHKTRTGAGKVGEYAYVGDQGLQINNYKTPLDPFTKTSFSGSEVNHKSLTAEKAVAYERKRGKTLLIAVSKLSSGKNFSTTFKHS from the coding sequence ATGAGTCGTTTGCTCGGGACCGTGCTGGTTGGCTTGGCCGCGTTTGTGCTCACCGGGGTCATGTCCGGGGCGATCGCGTCGGCGCATCCCGAGCCAGCGACGAAGCCCGTGGCGAGCAAGTTCTTCGCCGGCTACCTGGTCTCGAAGACAAAGGGAAGTCTGACCTCCGCCACCACGACGGTCGTTGTGCCGAACATTACGTGCAAGAAGAGCTACAGCGGTGTTGGGCCCTCGATAGTGGTCGAGACGAAGCCGAACAAGAAGAACGTGTACTTCGTCGACGTTGCCGCGGTTGGCGTCGGCTGCGTCAAGGGAAAGCCCGAGTTCGAATCTGTGCTCCAGGTGAACGGCAGCTCCTCCAACGACATCAGCTTCGCCGCCGGCGACAAGGTCACCATGACCGTCACGGTGACGAAGTCGAGGACATCGGTGAGTGTCGACGACCTAACGTCCGGCGCGCACAAGACACGCACCGGAGCCGGGAAGGTAGGCGAGTACGCCTACGTCGGTGACCAGGGCCTGCAGATCAACAACTACAAGACGCCGCTCGACCCGTTCACCAAGACCTCGTTCTCGGGTTCTGAGGTTAACCACAAGTCGCTCACCGCCGAAAAGGCGGTCGCTTACGAGCGCAAGCGCGGGAAGACGCTGCTGATTGCCGTCAGCAAGCTGTCGTCCGGCAAGAACTTCTCAACGACCTTCAAGCACAGCTGA